One Salvia miltiorrhiza cultivar Shanhuang (shh) chromosome 6, IMPLAD_Smil_shh, whole genome shotgun sequence genomic window, CGCGCTAGAGCAGAGCggaaaagcccgcgccagagcggAAAAGTCCGTGCCAGAGCAAAACCAAAATGTCAGAGCAgagttggagttcagaaatacctgaagaattcagaagaattcgtcaaattgCAGCTGAACtaaccagtcagcttcaagcctacgtttgaagcctcaaacgtcctcaaatcgaatttcgcccagaaatatgacttcttcgtcttcgagagagctttccgtggccgtgTGTTTCGCCTGAATCAGAGTTCTgtggagaaagttatggccgttctcccgaaattgtcagaacttgatttcctgcgaaaatctgactccagctcagatcttctgaactgtatcccgctcagctttcaccattggatggacaacgagctgtgaaagtcccaagagagaatctGCTTACACGTCTggcgcctctctgctctctcaaaaaccctaattaattagtgtgtatttcctgagagcagacagctgtatttaaataaattaaatacgtgtgagGCGCCACTTTTTCTGTGCTAGGCGTGATTCTCCCttgctagggcaaggagactttgggccagtccagggaccagatacaaggaataaagatgggcctcaaataaattaattctccatggtcagcccagaccataattaatttataaatattagttcattccactagagaaccaatactgaccctttattgccggtgatgagtcggggcttgtatttatagttattaaatccccgtatttaaaatatccgacatccactaattaattacagctctgacagcttaaattaattaatctctttgtaatccttaagtagtaccactcaaaccttattattgcgcatgaacttaatcaacctgtagGGTttgacgcaataaaccttactgagttccttaaggggatgtcattatcctatatcggatacgggtactaatacagataaccaaatatcatatattgaccactatcacccaagatacagagtactcaagttactatataactctcacccatagtaaatcaaagtgatatacgaatcaacatatatatctgaaatcttattagtattaagattttattaagtcaccgagatcttgattcttcacttaagtcagatagaagaatagatctcactgtggtcctatcaatacgttattacgtaccagtatagataagtagtcaagacaaactacttccatctataccgcagcctaaaccaatgactcgtcctgaagtcatctcggctgtgatcatttttatatctcttaaggttattccaattatatgatcttctgtgatctacaacacaccatataatctacttataaagagataagggacatacatgtgcaatcatgaacacaatcagataggagattggatCGTGAtaacaggaaacattgtatacaagcataaaacgttcttgctttacagtatacaaatccaacatctagttgagtcaaattttggcgcagTTGctggggaaggttttaggcgtttagttgtgtcactttctttttagtttttaattgctttctttacttatgttttgtttttacttttctttccacccggtgcgtttaatccgtttgtttagtgttgtgcatgcagggacgccatagtcttaaaggcaaacttgTATCTCCAttgcatagtacgagcgaagggattttcaggaagaacAACTGCAAAGGTGTTTTTGTAGAAGACAGAGCAGACGATTCTGAGTCTGACTCTGAGAGAAAGAAGCGTGCCAGAGCGGACGATTTCTActctggctctggctctggatcTGACTCTAACTCTgacttgccagagcagagcgtagAAATGGAAGAGGAAAAGCCTACAGAGCTGCCAGCGAGCTCTGTCTCTGACCATATAGAGCAGCCCGCAGAACAGGAAGAAGCCGAGTCCAGTGCTGACgacaaggaagaagaagagccaGCCCAGCACAACAAAGAAGTGATGGCGCAAAACAatatggagtacatgggagatttcaccagGCCCGTCACAGGGGACACGAACACTTCGACTATTGTGCTTCCCATCGCAGTAAAAAATTACAACTTGAAGCCGAATGATTCGAGTTTGCTACAtctgttccacgggatgccgagTCAGGATACCCTGCAGTTCATCCGCgatgactcaacctaaacactactctagattgactcgcaatagtacgagatctattgtaacgtgtaagttaacccaagtcgtctcacaaggaagatctttaagggcttctaattgtatcgctggaaaaacagtaaagaatttgattattaaactaaaacttaaacctaaacttaaacttaaattaactTGATTcgaatttaaacttaatctaggcaagaatttaaacaacttcatttaaacctaacttaagaaattaaatacttgaaaattaaaaaccaactaatctaggcgtgaaactaaagtgcataatctaaattgcataattaaaaagaaagcataaacatgaacgaaaaacataaacatgattaaacaaaataaatagaatTGAATTACGAAATACCAAAACGTCACGAGGATGAAATCTGTCACGTGATTACACCTTCGACAAAAACTAAAGAACGAATTTAAAAAGAAACTAGAACTAAAACTCAAAATCTtgaagaactatgaaagcaataaaattcctaagtctcggatgccaacagatctcaaggcgtctaaaactagggcaaaggattgatttttacaataaaactaagccctatttatagacctcaaatttccctagatcaccatggaagttgccttgcaaagtagaactctaaaggcaataaaatcatgcaagataaggcaactccagctggatgcgcacTCTGGAAAACACTCATACTCTGGCCAAATTCGCAGCTCTGCCGCGGCAAGGCAGAgctaaaagtcagctctgaaaatgtgcagagctgaaaagtcagctctgcaaacATTGACTCCGTCGAACTTTAGCTCTGCACTGTCAAATTACTTTGGCGAtcgtggcagagctgaaagtcagctctggcggtcatggcagagctggaagtcagctctggcggtcatggcagagccggaagtcagctctggaaatttagctctggtgagatgggcagagctgaaaagtcagctctgacgAGCTGACTCTTCTCTTCCGGGTTTACTCTGGTGCGTATTTTAGCTCTGCACTGTAACacttgttctgctctggaaatTTCAGCTTTGCTAGGGAGATGTCGGCTTTGCTCTGCTACAGAGCTATCTTCGTAGCTCTGCTTTGTCGAGcgtctctgctctgctctgcagcgcgggcttccagctctggcatgggcttttagctctggcgcgggccttcagctctggctagctctggcgacagagctatgatcgcagctcagctctggcaacagagctatgctcgcagctcagctctggcgacagtgCTATGCTAAAAATGCcattcttagcccaaaaatctccaaaattgcattcttccatctataaaacctaaatctcctgcaaagcataaaacaacacataaaacgtaccaatttccagaagattatcttaagattaagctcatacaaaccccaaaatttagcacaattaagcataaatcaacccccccacacttagccttttttgcttgtcctcaagcaaaatccatatgaatcctaggaagagattgatttcaacaatgctaatttccatccaaacattcacaaagtcaattcaaaattttacaatcaacacacatatctcggtcatgcaagtaactcaaagtttaagaagcgaCAAAatagtaatgtaagcaattcgatcagacccaattctccgctagaagtgaattccctaatgtgatcgcctttataatcgaTATCACCaatttcacactttgtgtgcttaaagtttcaacagttgagccatagttcgtgaaataaaaaccatttgaatgtaatccaaagtcttttcacgtggtttcccatgctcatagttagactagaggagcagagactcagagctgtcacgtttcagaacaggccagatgtttcagagctggcaaaatTAGAGCTGATTTCCAgcatttttcacagataagatacgatcgtaggcaatcacaatgacaacactccttctagcatctaccggacaaatcacgttttacttacttacaatcgtgttgcaacaaaacttaTAATTCTTTGCATAATCAAGAGACACATCTGCTCTGTCGAGcgtctctgctctgctctgctctgcagcgcggGCTTCCAGCTCTGGCACGGGAttttagctctggcgcgggccttcagctctggctagctctggcgacagagctatgatcgcagctcagctctggcgacagagctatgctcgcagctggcgacagagctatgctaaAAATGAtattcttagcccaaaaatctccaaaattgcattcttccatctataaaacctaaatctcctgcaaagcataaaacaacacataaatcgcaccaatttccagaagattatcttaagattaagctcatacaaaccccaaaatttagcacaattaagcataaatcacgcGACTTTTGCACGCAAGTGCAAACCATCCCATTGCTGAATCTAACGGAGGACCAATTGAAGCTCAAGTGTTTCCCGTATGCTCTTAAGAAtagggcgaggacgtggatgctaattctgccgcccaactccatcaccacttggggagaagcttgtgagaagttcatgctaaaGTATTATTCgagccacaagacacaggagctcagAACGCAAATGATGGACTTCCCCCAAGGATCGGACGAGCCTTtacatgaagcttgggaaagatttcaagaactcctccgccattgcccgcaacatcaatttaccaatgtcatgttgatgcaatttttctacgatgggttagtacaAACggcccaattcatggtggacagcactgcaggatggaacatagctcggaagattGCAACAGAGTTAAAGGAGATATTCAAGACCTTAGCCGAgagctcccagcagaaatcagtCCGTGGAAAGAGACTTGTGGCCAACGCTGTGATGCACCAgtatgagctgcagaagcaaatAGCCGATATTATGAGAGATGTGCAGCAGATGAAGATGGGAAGAATGGAGCCACCTCGGCCCCAAGAGCCTTATGTCGAGAGTTGTGGGATATGCGGCGAGTTCGGACATGGAGTAAGTGAATGCCACCAGATGGGTGAGTTCACACCCGAGGGACAGGCCGAGGTGTATGCTGCACAGGGGTACCAGGGATGACCGCCTTATGAGCAATGCCATCTATACAATTAAGGGCAGCAGAGCTTGGGTTGGAGTAACTCAGCTCCTGGCTAAGGGGCaggattaaataaaaatagccAATTCCGCCAACCCACGCAGCAGATGggctatcaaagtaaacaaccgTTTTACCCACCACAACCGCAATATCCTCCTCAGCAGTACCGGCAGCAATACCCGCAGCAGTACTCTATGCCGCAAGGAAACTTTCAGCCGCAACACTTCCAGAATGCGCAGCAGATGCCACCGTCGAAACCGTCGCTGGAGGAGACTTTGCAGTCTTTCGTGGAGGTCAGCAAGCAGAACATGGAGGTGACCAAGCAGAATATGGAATCTCAGTCCGCaaccataaaaagacttgagaccaccgtGGGGCAACTGTCGGGCACTTTGAACCtgttgcagcagcagcagcagctcgaAAAACTTTATGGCCAGCCCTTGCAGACTCACCAAGCTCAAGCTATCATTGTTCTCCgcagtggtaagatggtggataataAAGTGAATGTACCAGAGCAGACTACGGTACCAGAGCAGACATGGATGCTAGAGCTGATAAAGGCACCAGAGAAGACGATACCAGAGCAGATGTGGATGCCAGAGACTAGGGTGCCAGAGCAGATGAAggtaccagagcagaccagAGTACCAGAGCAGACATGGACACCAGAGCAGACCAGGGTACTAGAGCAGATGAAggtaccagagcagaccagGGTACCAGAGTAGACAAGAACGCCAGAGCTGATCAGACCGCCAGCTCTGACAATGCCATCAGCGCTGCTAAGGTCGCCAGCTCTGCCCAGATCACCAGCTCTACCAAGATCGCCAGCTCTGTCAAGATCGCTAGCTCTGACGAGTTTAGCCTTGCCAaattcagctctgcagaatccAGCTAGGCCaaatccagctctgcagaattcaGCCTTGCAGAACCCAGTCCTGAAAAGGTCAGTCCTGCAGAATCCAGTTCTACAAAATCCAGTGCTGCCGAGCTTAGCTCTGGCGAGCCCCTGCGAAGAAGAGAAGGCAGAGCAGCGGCAGCCGCAAAAATAAGGAGACAAGGAGAAGGAGGTGAAACTTCACAAGTCTACTACACCTTATCGACCACCGATCCCTTTTCCGAGCACATTGAGGAACGAAAagctggataaacagtttgccgacttctacaacattcTTGCTAAGGTCAATGTGAACTTGCCTCttcttgatgtgatcagaaatGTCCCTGCTTATGTAAAGTTATTCAAGGAGTTGGCATCCAACAAAAGAAAGTTCGGCGACAATGAGAAGGTTCTGGTCTCAGAAATTGCAAAGTCTATCATACAGCAGCCTTTGCCACCAAAGCAGCGCcatccaggtagttttgttattaatattgctttgggaaatggtaaggaagctacGGGTATGCTAGATCTTGGTGCGGGAATtaacttgatgccttactctattgttcaacaattagagttaggtaatttgaaaGCTACCCGAATGTGTTTGCAACTTGCCGATAGGTCTGTTAGATATCCTCGTGGGATAGTAGAGGATGTGTTGGTGAGTATTGGGGGATTGATTATTCCCGTTGATTTTGTAGTGTTGGAGGTTGGGGAGGTTCACGAGAGTGGCAGAGATTACACTCTGTTgttaggaagaccctttatggcaaccactaacacATTGATTGATGTTAAGGAATGAAATATTAAGATGACTGTGTTAGGGGATTCCGTGTCTTTCTCTGTGTATGGTAGTCGTGCAATGCCTTCTGCAAATTTTATTAACGAATGCTCATTTATAGATCCTATTGATGGCTTGGTCGAGACGGTATTTATGCAGGAGCAGGAGTGTGTGGAAATTTTTGCAGGATCAGCCTATATAGAGGAGTTAGCTCGAGAAGCCGACGTGATGGAATGGGGTACGCTGCCTCTAGATGAACCTGTGGGGTCCAAGAGACCCAAGTTAGAGCTGAAGGAACCCTCTGAAAATATCAAGCACGTGTTCTTAGAAGAGAAAAAGGAGAAGCCGATGTTCAGATCGGTAGAGCTATCTCGGGAGCAAGAAGGTGTGTTGCTAAAGGATGTGTTTGACCCTGGTGCAGTCGAGCTGTACATTGAGAATGCTATGGAGAATATCAGAGTAGACGGTCATAGCATGAAATCCTACTATGGGCACTTGAGTACTCCGATGGTGGtagagtctcaagctctgcacgaTCCTGACTGATGATCAGAgctgaagtcgggctggcgactttaaaactagcgcttggtgggaggcaacccactgttggttttgttttagtttttatttttcttgttctttgcttTCCGTTTTTTGTGTTTTCCTTGTCTTTGGTTGCTTGTGCGGTTGCTTTGATTCTGTGTGTTGATGTTTTTGTTTCCAGTGCTGCAATTCTACTCTGACTTTGCCGCCAGCGCTGAAGAATGCCAGTGCTAAAAAGTCTAGTTCCAGACCTGCAATTCCACTCTGAAAAGGACCAGCGCTGACATTTCTACCCTGCCAAAGACCGCAAACTCTTTttttcgccgcctctcacaATCTTATGCTTTTCATCACCTATGATCAGGGACGTCTTCTAACTCTCTttattttgtgccctgaggacatggcttTCTTTAAGTGTGGGGAGGTGTCTTGTTTTGTtgcatgctttcaattgggcgattGGTCCCTTTATGCGATTGATCCATAAGCTCAAAACCGACTTGCTGAATGAGGAGATTGCTCTTATCAATTTCAAGAAGGAAATGATTGATCCAGACGAAGGTCTTCCCAAAATCAAGAAGGATCACAATGACTTGTGTAACCTCTTTCTTGaaacagagatcaaaacgaagaCGCAACTTCATGAGTTTAAAACTCGGGTTGACAAATTGGAACTCGAATTTTTGCAGACGTTCATGCCTTCAACTGAAGTCAGACTGCTTGTTGCAGAAACAATGCACCCTGTCCTGACTCGCCTTGCAGCAGTTGAACAGCAACTTCAACGTCCTCAAGAGTCCCCTCACTCTGCCCTTCTTCAGAAGATGTTTAATGATCTTCAAGAGTTGAAAAGCCGACTCCCTcccgatgatgccaaaaagggggaagaggatatgAAGAAGCAGCGCGACCGAAGGGAAGAGGATTGGATTCCTCCATCCTTGAAGAAGGACTTTGACTTTGCCAAGGCTGATGATCTGATCTCAAAGTTTGCTCCTACTACTGCCTCAGTTGATCTAAACAGAAAAAGTGCCAGAGAAAGCTCCTCAAACAAGCCAACGATCAAGAAGATGAAACTCGATTTCGCATCAAGCCTGCTGGAAGGTCAAAAGCTCCAGCACTACTTCAGTAAAGGACTGATGGTATCATACTTGGACAAGTTTGAACGTCAAGACAAATGGATACCATCTGAGTTAAATGACTGGTGGGAGAAGACAAATGAATGCTACACCAAGTGGATGGTTTTTGCCAACATCCAAGGTGATGGAGACTACCAGAATGATGCCTGGAAATATTTCCTGTTGCAGCAGCCAGAACGAGATTTAGTCTTGAAAATACAAGATGCCCAAAGAAAGCTCGGAACGAGCATTCCTGATCCTATGAAGAAGATTGTGGCTCCACCAAGGATCAAGAATGGAGTCAACAGAGACAAAATCAAGACAGAGTTCAGAGCCATCTGCAAGATCTGGAATATGAATCCAGACTCCCCTGCAGCCAAAGAAATCAAGGAAGCAGTCTTCAAGTTGTATAATCAGAAACCTTGAGTCTTTTGGTTGTCTTCTGCCTTTCAGTGTTGTTCTTTTCTGTTCCTAATTGTAATTTAGACTGATGACTTATCAGTCctttattaatgaaaataacttattttttatctcaacctgaagacaatgactctttgtacaggctctgattatgtttttctgtcttatcctgttctgttttagaattgtttcgttcttaactctaagtacaattttttaggttctattgttaagggggaactgttttcaccctagttttagaacttgtgttGTGAGTTCAgtttttttgttgtctagaactgctgtatggttttggcatcatcaaaaagggggaaattgttgggaaccttgtggaatatcctaatccttgttttgatgataccaaaattcataggtcttaattgtaatagactagaacagttttgaacttaagtgttagagttcgtttctagtttagtatgcggttcggaagactgaagactgaaggacgaatgactgaagactgaagactga contains:
- the LOC130990683 gene encoding RNA polymerase II degradation factor 1-like — translated: MGYQSKQPFYPPQPQYPPQQYRQQYPQQYSMPQGNFQPQHFQNAQQMPPSKPSLEETLQSFVEVSKQNMEVTKQNMESQSATIKRLETTVGQLSGTLNLLQQQQQLEKLYGQPLQTHQAQAIIVLRSGKMVDNKVNVPEQTTVPEQTWMLELIKAPEKTIPEQMWMPETRVPEQMKVPEQTRVPEQTWTPEQTRVLEQMKVPEQTRVPE